In Streptomyces hawaiiensis, one genomic interval encodes:
- a CDS encoding MOSC domain-containing protein — protein MARVVELSYYPVKGCAGTSVREAPLTPAGLAHDRSFMVVSEEGVYRTQRRDPLLAVIRPLITPDGDHLTLTAPGAESLHLRVDTSGTRRKVDLFGTAYRGIDQGDEAADWLSGVLGARSRLVRVPPEHDRVTDGRTPGTSGYADSCALHIISRSTLDLLNSELTARGAHPLPLDRFRPNVVIDGWDDPHTEDRAHRLRIGDTELGYAKLAIRCAVTLVDQQSGTRAGPEPLRTLAGCRRAAQGGVAFGTKYAVLRPGRVAVGDEVGVPVWGESEL, from the coding sequence ATGGCCCGAGTCGTCGAGCTGTCGTACTACCCCGTCAAGGGCTGCGCCGGGACGTCGGTACGGGAGGCGCCGCTGACCCCGGCCGGACTGGCGCACGACCGCAGCTTCATGGTCGTCAGCGAGGAGGGCGTGTACCGGACGCAGCGCCGCGATCCGCTGCTGGCCGTCATCCGCCCTCTCATCACACCCGACGGCGACCACCTCACGCTCACCGCACCCGGCGCCGAGTCCCTCCACCTCCGGGTGGACACCTCCGGCACCCGCCGGAAGGTGGATCTGTTCGGAACCGCTTACCGGGGCATCGACCAGGGCGACGAGGCAGCTGACTGGCTCTCGGGCGTGCTCGGCGCACGGAGCCGTCTGGTACGGGTCCCGCCGGAACACGACCGGGTGACCGACGGTCGGACACCGGGCACCTCCGGCTACGCCGACAGCTGCGCCCTGCACATCATCTCCCGCTCCACCCTCGACCTTCTCAACAGCGAGCTGACCGCCCGCGGCGCCCACCCCCTCCCTCTCGACCGCTTCCGCCCCAACGTCGTCATCGACGGCTGGGACGACCCCCACACGGAGGACCGCGCCCACCGCCTCCGCATCGGCGACACGGAGCTGGGCTACGCCAAACTCGCCATCCGCTGCGCGGTCACCCTGGTCGACCAGCAGTCCGGCACCCGAGCAGGCCCGGAACCCCTGCGCACCCTCGCCGGATGCCGCCGCGCGGCTCAGGGCGGAGTCGCCTTCGGCACGAAGTACGCGGTACTGCGGCCCGGCAGGGTCGCGGTGGGGGACGAGGTGGGCGTGCCGGTGTGGGGCGAGTCCGAGCTGTGA
- a CDS encoding autotransporter: MRSLTHTTAAAAGVLAAVASLVTAPSAVAAGARDVTSDVLAGRDVTLGGDTVVTVPPGTTTYDGVFRGEGTLTVRGSGTLILTRDSDFTLPASRQRQRVGTPGGNHPYVTVTRPDPPAVTVERGATLQYGDGGTTGLIGHFPYNTPAFRLNQDNIRVDGTLRLSLKSAYNLGTISGSGLITQPRFLWGTWDLSGTHSFSGVIDNGTQANAGRPEYATSLPRVRKILNQGTWTVDTPLGRTVTMGMDFYQREYGSDINVQSRPGGKVVLTGQYSWSDRGGDTDPSLSDPALNWTPARKNVNKRGTNIKGANVQWGDGTTDRIFMPGTAETVYINLLAARSRSRLTFDYNGPVTLGAPIGGGRFHDTLSAPGAGDIVIAGTPGNDVTFAAVQYYDGSTTVEKGAVLRLGSGERGGDGGLYTGGTHYRLVNDGSLILRNTSRPLTLSRIDGSGSLTQSGTATTTLTGGAVTYTGPTTVSRGTLALRGGATLAHSRSIRLTSAGARLDAGRSGLRVETTLTGKGTVSGTVTNHGTVTTGLTVNGPYTQTPKGSLVLRDRPLTATGRVRLAGALDASAVSGAAREITVLDHKGEARTSGTFTGLKEGARLKLAGTTYRISYRGGDGNDVVLTPDRAPGPSPTASAPSAVTPRSAGASEHAGFGWWPYALGSALVISLAVPVAARRGRGGRGRGRHAGRVRQ; this comes from the coding sequence GTGCGCAGCCTCACCCACACCACAGCAGCGGCCGCGGGCGTCCTCGCGGCGGTCGCTTCCCTGGTCACCGCTCCCTCGGCGGTGGCCGCCGGAGCCCGGGACGTCACGTCCGACGTGCTGGCCGGCCGGGACGTGACGCTCGGCGGCGACACCGTCGTCACCGTGCCGCCCGGAACGACGACGTACGACGGCGTGTTCCGCGGCGAGGGCACACTCACGGTGCGCGGCAGCGGGACGCTGATCCTCACCAGGGACAGCGACTTCACACTCCCCGCGTCCCGGCAGCGGCAGCGGGTGGGGACGCCTGGCGGCAATCACCCCTACGTCACGGTCACCCGGCCCGACCCCCCTGCGGTCACGGTCGAGCGCGGCGCGACGCTCCAGTACGGCGACGGCGGGACGACCGGCCTGATCGGCCACTTCCCGTACAACACCCCGGCGTTCCGCCTCAACCAGGACAACATCCGGGTCGACGGCACCCTCCGCCTCTCCCTCAAGAGCGCCTACAACCTGGGCACGATCAGCGGCTCGGGCCTGATCACGCAGCCCAGGTTCCTCTGGGGCACCTGGGACCTGTCCGGCACCCACTCCTTCTCCGGGGTGATCGACAACGGCACGCAGGCCAACGCCGGGCGGCCCGAGTACGCCACGTCGCTCCCACGCGTCCGCAAAATCCTCAACCAGGGCACCTGGACGGTCGACACCCCGCTGGGCCGGACCGTCACCATGGGCATGGACTTCTACCAGCGCGAGTACGGCAGCGACATCAACGTCCAGTCCCGGCCGGGCGGCAAGGTGGTGCTGACCGGCCAGTACAGCTGGTCGGACCGGGGCGGCGACACCGACCCGTCGCTCAGCGACCCGGCCCTCAACTGGACGCCCGCCCGCAAGAACGTCAACAAGCGCGGCACCAACATCAAGGGCGCGAACGTCCAGTGGGGCGACGGCACAACCGACCGGATCTTCATGCCCGGCACCGCCGAGACGGTCTACATCAACCTCCTGGCGGCCCGCTCACGCTCCCGGCTCACCTTCGACTACAACGGCCCGGTGACGCTCGGCGCCCCCATCGGCGGCGGCAGATTCCACGACACCCTGTCGGCCCCCGGCGCCGGCGACATCGTCATCGCGGGCACCCCCGGCAACGACGTGACCTTCGCGGCCGTCCAGTACTACGACGGCTCCACGACGGTCGAGAAGGGCGCGGTCCTGCGCCTGGGCAGCGGCGAACGGGGCGGCGACGGCGGCCTGTACACGGGCGGCACCCACTACCGGCTCGTCAACGACGGCTCCCTGATCCTGCGCAACACCAGCAGGCCCCTCACCCTGTCCCGCATCGACGGCAGCGGCTCCCTCACACAGTCGGGTACCGCCACGACGACCCTGACGGGCGGGGCGGTGACGTACACCGGGCCGACCACGGTCTCGCGAGGCACCCTCGCGCTGCGCGGCGGAGCCACACTGGCGCACAGCAGGTCGATCCGGCTCACCTCCGCCGGGGCCAGGCTGGACGCGGGCCGGTCGGGCCTGCGCGTGGAGACCACACTCACCGGCAAGGGCACGGTGAGCGGCACGGTCACCAACCACGGCACGGTCACGACGGGCCTCACCGTCAACGGCCCCTACACCCAGACCCCGAAGGGCTCACTGGTCCTGCGGGACAGGCCGCTGACAGCGACGGGCCGGGTCCGGCTGGCCGGGGCCCTGGACGCCTCGGCCGTGTCCGGGGCCGCTCGTGAGATCACCGTGCTCGATCACAAGGGCGAGGCCAGGACCTCGGGAACCTTCACCGGCTTGAAGGAAGGCGCCCGCCTGAAACTCGCCGGCACGACTTACCGCATCAGTTACCGGGGCGGCGACGGCAACGACGTCGTCCTCACGCCCGACCGCGCTCCGGGCCCGTCCCCCACCGCCTCCGCGCCATCCGCCGTGACTCCCCGCAGCGCAGGCGCCTCGGAACACGCCGGCTTCGGCTGGTGGCCCTACGCCCTCGGCTCCGCCCTGGTCATCAGCCTCGCGGTACCGGTCGCGGCGCGACGGGGCCGGGGTGGTCGCGGCCGTGGGCGGCACGCGGGCCGCGTGCGTCAGTGA
- a CDS encoding glycoside hydrolase family 43 protein: MSRDRDHALPEPPSRRLLLKGAAAAGALAAVPALPGVAQAAPQAETAAVTPAGRPKPAPFVNPLVRNRADPHIHRHKDGFYYFTATAPEYDRIILRRSRTLGGLGTADESVIWRAHATGPMGAHIWAPELHRIGGKWYIYFASAPAEDVWAIRIWVLENAHPNPFKGTWVERGQVKTAWETFSLDATTFTHRGKRYLAWAQHEPGLDNNTGIFLSEMANPWTLKGPQVRLSTPEYDWECIGFKVNEGPYVLKRNGRLFMTYSASATDFNYCVGLLTADADSHLLDPLSWTKSPTPVFTSNDTTKQYGPGHNCFTVAEDGRTDVLVYHARQYKEINGDPLNDPNRHTRVQKLGWKRDGTPDFGVPVADSVKVSD; this comes from the coding sequence ATGAGCCGCGACCGCGACCACGCTCTGCCCGAACCCCCCAGCCGCAGACTGTTGCTGAAGGGCGCCGCAGCCGCCGGTGCCCTGGCCGCCGTCCCCGCCCTCCCCGGCGTCGCCCAGGCGGCGCCCCAGGCAGAAACCGCTGCCGTAACACCCGCCGGGCGCCCCAAGCCGGCCCCCTTCGTGAACCCGCTCGTCCGCAACCGCGCCGACCCGCACATCCACCGGCACAAGGACGGTTTCTACTACTTCACCGCCACCGCCCCCGAGTACGACCGCATCATCCTGCGCCGCTCCCGCACCCTGGGCGGCCTCGGCACGGCGGACGAGTCCGTCATCTGGCGCGCCCACGCCACGGGCCCCATGGGCGCCCACATCTGGGCGCCCGAACTGCACCGCATCGGCGGCAAGTGGTACATCTACTTCGCCTCCGCGCCCGCCGAGGACGTCTGGGCGATCCGCATATGGGTGCTGGAGAACGCCCACCCCAACCCCTTCAAGGGCACCTGGGTGGAGAGGGGCCAGGTCAAGACGGCCTGGGAAACCTTCTCCCTGGACGCCACCACCTTCACCCACCGGGGCAAGCGCTACCTCGCCTGGGCCCAGCACGAGCCCGGACTGGACAACAACACCGGCATCTTCCTCTCGGAGATGGCGAACCCGTGGACCCTCAAGGGCCCGCAGGTGCGGCTCTCCACCCCCGAGTACGACTGGGAGTGCATCGGCTTCAAGGTCAACGAGGGCCCGTACGTCCTCAAGCGCAACGGCCGCCTCTTCATGACGTACTCGGCCAGCGCCACCGACTTCAACTACTGCGTGGGCCTGCTGACCGCCGACGCCGACAGCCACCTCCTGGACCCCCTGAGCTGGACCAAGTCGCCGACTCCGGTCTTCACCAGCAACGACACGACCAAGCAGTACGGCCCCGGCCACAACTGCTTCACCGTCGCCGAGGACGGCCGCACCGACGTCCTCGTCTACCACGCCCGCCAGTACAAGGAGATCAACGGGGATCCCCTGAACGACCCCAACCGCCACACCCGCGTCCAGAAACTCGGCTGGAAGCGCGACGGCACTCCCGACTTCGGCGTCCCGGTCGCCGACTCGGTGAAGGTGAGTGACTGA
- a CDS encoding RICIN domain-containing protein, whose product MRRAYATLLALCLGLFGALATGGPAQAAPQTITNGTQFTDTSGSPVHAHGGGVLKVGTYYYWFGEHRNADNTFRYVDAYRSTDLKNWEFRNHVLTEASAPELATANIERPKVMYNASTGKFVMWMHKENGTDYSEARAAVAVSDTVDGDYTWKGSFRPLGQHMSRDITVFVDTDGAGYMISAARENYDLQIYRLTADYTGIASLVANPWPGGHREAPALFKRNGVYFMLTSGATGWNPNQQQYATATSIAGPWSAMKNIGDSTTYGSQTAYVLPVQGSSGTSYLYMGDRWGNSFSGTVNDSRYVWLPLTFSNSTTMSMSWSPELTIDTAAGTVSGTSATYNTLIARHSSKCADVTSQSLWAGAQLKQYDCNGGDNQKYWFKSVGSGYYQLMVRNSSLCVQENASTVTQENCASSATSQQWSLTTTGSYVNVKSRASGECLDVNGASTANGAALITYTCNGGTNQQWTRGT is encoded by the coding sequence ATGAGACGTGCGTACGCGACCCTCCTCGCCCTGTGCCTGGGCCTGTTCGGAGCCCTCGCCACCGGCGGGCCCGCCCAGGCCGCGCCCCAGACCATCACCAACGGCACCCAGTTCACGGACACCTCGGGCAGCCCCGTCCACGCGCACGGCGGCGGCGTCCTCAAGGTCGGCACCTACTACTACTGGTTCGGCGAGCACCGCAACGCCGACAACACATTCCGCTACGTCGACGCCTACCGCTCGACCGACCTGAAGAACTGGGAGTTCCGCAACCACGTCCTGACCGAGGCCAGCGCCCCGGAGCTCGCGACCGCCAACATCGAGCGGCCGAAGGTCATGTACAACGCCTCCACCGGCAAGTTCGTGATGTGGATGCACAAGGAGAACGGCACCGACTACAGCGAGGCCCGCGCGGCCGTCGCCGTCTCCGACACCGTCGACGGCGACTACACCTGGAAGGGCAGCTTCCGGCCGCTCGGCCAGCACATGTCCCGCGACATCACGGTCTTCGTGGACACCGACGGCGCCGGCTACATGATCTCCGCCGCCCGCGAGAACTACGACCTCCAGATCTACCGCCTCACCGCCGACTACACCGGCATCGCGAGCCTGGTCGCCAACCCCTGGCCCGGCGGCCACCGCGAGGCCCCGGCGCTGTTCAAGCGGAACGGCGTGTACTTCATGCTGACCTCGGGCGCCACGGGCTGGAACCCCAACCAGCAGCAGTACGCCACGGCCACCAGCATCGCCGGCCCCTGGTCGGCCATGAAGAACATCGGCGACTCGACGACGTACGGTTCACAGACCGCCTACGTCCTGCCGGTGCAGGGCAGCTCGGGCACCTCGTACCTGTACATGGGCGACCGCTGGGGCAACTCCTTCAGCGGGACGGTCAACGACTCGCGGTACGTGTGGCTGCCGCTGACCTTCTCCAACTCGACCACGATGTCCATGTCCTGGTCCCCGGAGCTCACCATCGACACGGCCGCCGGGACTGTCTCCGGCACGAGCGCCACGTACAACACGCTGATCGCCCGCCACTCCTCCAAGTGCGCGGACGTGACGAGCCAGTCGCTCTGGGCGGGCGCCCAGCTCAAGCAGTACGACTGCAACGGCGGCGACAACCAGAAGTACTGGTTCAAGTCCGTCGGAAGCGGTTACTACCAACTGATGGTCAGAAACAGCAGTCTGTGCGTGCAGGAGAACGCGAGCACGGTCACGCAGGAGAACTGCGCCTCCTCCGCGACGAGCCAGCAGTGGTCGCTGACCACCACCGGCTCGTACGTGAACGTCAAGTCCCGCGCGAGCGGCGAGTGCCTCGACGTGAACGGCGCGTCCACCGCCAACGGCGCCGCGCTCATCACGTACACGTGCAACGGAGGCACCAACCAGCAGTGGACGCGCGGGACATGA
- a CDS encoding rhamnogalacturonan lyase B N-terminal domain-containing protein has protein sequence MPGAMNRPVGRRTVVLAATAGAVGAALGRPAHAAGFGYTDDGAHYVVDTGAQLVFKVAKSTGDLTSLVYRGTEYQGYGGQNSHIESGLGASTVSIRQSGSTILISVTHGTLKHYYAARSGENNVYLWTHKADTSVSATRYIVRVKKGAFLNDEPDSYTYAPTTIEASDVFRKSDGQTRSKHYSKRRVMDYDHVGWSAGGVGLWMVRSNHEKASGGPFYRSLLRHQSADGGGLYEILYYGQNQTEPQRFGLQGPYVIAFTDGGAPSSALYPGTLTTPWADSLGIAGYVPASGRGEVAGVGISGRNTAYPYTVAIANPSAQYWGAARSSDGYFSLSGVLPGTYTLTVFKGELAVHTTSVSVSAGGTTTLNTIAIPSSNDPSTAGAIWRIGDWNGTPGGFKNADLMTYAHPSDARAASWTGNVVVGSGETAAFPCYLWKDVNSGILVYFRLTAAQAAAAHNLRIGVTTAYANGRPQVTVNDAWTSPIPAPPTQPDTRSLTNGSYRGNNHTFTYSVPASAWRADTSQYNVLRIDVVSGSGASGFLSAGTAIDAIDLLA, from the coding sequence ATGCCCGGAGCCATGAACAGACCGGTCGGCCGCCGCACCGTCGTCCTCGCCGCCACCGCCGGTGCCGTCGGCGCGGCCCTCGGCCGACCGGCGCACGCCGCCGGTTTTGGCTACACCGACGACGGCGCGCACTACGTCGTCGACACCGGCGCCCAGCTGGTCTTCAAGGTCGCCAAGTCCACCGGCGACCTGACCTCCCTGGTCTACCGGGGCACGGAGTACCAGGGCTACGGCGGCCAGAACTCGCACATCGAGTCCGGCCTCGGCGCCTCCACCGTGAGCATCAGGCAGTCCGGTTCCACCATCCTGATCTCCGTCACGCACGGCACGCTGAAGCACTACTACGCGGCCCGCAGCGGCGAGAACAACGTCTACCTGTGGACCCACAAGGCCGACACCTCCGTCTCGGCCACCCGGTACATCGTGCGCGTGAAGAAGGGCGCGTTCCTCAACGACGAGCCCGACTCCTACACGTACGCGCCGACCACCATCGAGGCCTCGGACGTCTTCCGGAAGTCCGACGGCCAGACCCGGTCCAAGCACTACTCCAAGCGGCGCGTCATGGACTACGACCACGTCGGGTGGTCCGCCGGCGGCGTCGGCCTGTGGATGGTGCGCAGCAATCACGAGAAGGCCTCCGGCGGCCCCTTCTACCGCTCCCTGCTGCGCCACCAGAGCGCGGACGGCGGCGGCCTCTACGAGATCCTCTACTACGGCCAGAACCAGACCGAGCCGCAGCGCTTCGGCCTCCAGGGGCCGTACGTCATCGCCTTCACGGACGGCGGGGCACCCTCCTCCGCGCTGTACCCGGGCACGCTGACCACGCCGTGGGCCGATTCGCTCGGCATCGCGGGGTACGTGCCGGCGAGCGGCCGGGGCGAGGTGGCCGGTGTCGGGATCTCCGGGCGGAACACGGCCTACCCGTACACCGTCGCAATCGCCAACCCGTCGGCGCAGTACTGGGGTGCGGCGCGCTCCTCGGACGGCTACTTCTCCTTGTCCGGGGTGCTGCCGGGGACGTACACGCTGACGGTCTTCAAGGGTGAACTGGCGGTGCACACCACGTCGGTGAGCGTGTCGGCGGGCGGCACGACGACCCTGAACACGATCGCGATCCCCTCCTCCAACGACCCGTCCACCGCGGGCGCGATCTGGCGGATCGGCGACTGGAACGGCACGCCGGGCGGGTTCAAGAACGCGGACCTGATGACGTACGCGCATCCGTCCGACGCACGGGCCGCGTCCTGGACCGGGAACGTGGTCGTCGGCAGCGGCGAGACGGCGGCCTTCCCCTGCTACCTCTGGAAGGACGTCAACAGCGGGATCCTGGTGTACTTCCGGCTGACGGCGGCCCAGGCGGCCGCCGCGCACAACCTGCGCATCGGCGTGACGACGGCGTACGCGAACGGCCGGCCCCAGGTCACCGTCAACGACGCCTGGACCTCGCCGATCCCCGCCCCGCCCACCCAGCCGGACACCCGGTCGCTGACCAACGGTTCCTACCGCGGCAACAACCACACGTTCACGTACAGCGTCCCGGCGTCCGCCTGGAGGGCGGACACGAGTCAGTACAACGTGCTCAGGATCGACGTGGTGAGCGGGTCGGGGGCGAGCGGGTTCCTCAGCGCGGGGACGGCGATCGACGCGATCGACCTGCTGGCCTGA
- a CDS encoding rhamnogalacturonan acetylesterase: MRRFSIAVVAAVTLGTALSSVPAHAGEAGKGSGLARCAAGTCHFDVPPGTYDVRVTLGGKAASSTSVGGETRRSLLPETAAPAGERITRSFTVNVRTPEGEPTGPDGTPGLDLRIGGSAPALAGIEVTRARHARQIFLVGDSTVCDQPGDPYSGWGQQLPQYLRKGVSVANYADSGESTVSYLGNPQLWATVRPLIRPGDLVLVQLAHNDKTTDEATYRANLETLVAGVRERRGQPVLVTPIVRRWFNPDGTLNNGTALLVNGLGVDHPAVTRSVAAARDVPLIDLTAKTKALVESLGVEGSKALYLYNEARDNTHTSVRGATAYAGLVRDELVTRHLVPKGKVRVG, translated from the coding sequence GTGAGACGTTTCAGCATTGCCGTCGTGGCGGCGGTGACCCTGGGTACCGCGTTGTCGTCCGTACCCGCCCACGCGGGCGAGGCGGGCAAGGGTTCGGGGCTCGCCCGATGCGCCGCCGGCACCTGCCACTTCGACGTCCCGCCGGGCACGTACGACGTACGGGTCACACTCGGCGGGAAGGCGGCGTCCAGCACGAGCGTCGGCGGTGAGACCCGCCGCTCCCTGCTCCCGGAGACGGCCGCACCGGCCGGCGAGCGGATCACCCGCAGCTTCACGGTGAACGTCCGCACCCCCGAGGGCGAGCCGACCGGCCCTGACGGCACCCCCGGCCTCGACCTGCGGATCGGCGGCTCCGCCCCGGCCCTCGCCGGCATCGAGGTCACCCGCGCCCGTCACGCCCGCCAGATCTTCCTGGTCGGCGACTCCACCGTCTGCGACCAGCCCGGCGACCCGTACTCCGGCTGGGGCCAGCAGCTTCCCCAGTACCTCCGCAAGGGCGTGTCCGTCGCCAACTACGCCGATTCCGGGGAGAGTACGGTCTCGTATCTGGGGAACCCGCAGCTGTGGGCCACCGTACGGCCCCTGATCCGCCCTGGCGATCTGGTTCTCGTCCAGCTCGCGCACAACGACAAGACCACGGACGAGGCCACCTACCGGGCCAACCTGGAGACCCTGGTCGCAGGCGTCCGGGAGCGGCGCGGACAGCCGGTCCTTGTCACTCCCATCGTGCGGCGCTGGTTCAACCCGGACGGCACCCTGAACAACGGAACCGCGCTCCTGGTCAACGGCCTCGGTGTCGACCACCCGGCCGTCACCCGCTCGGTCGCCGCGGCGCGTGACGTCCCGCTGATCGACCTCACGGCGAAGACCAAGGCGCTGGTGGAGTCCCTCGGCGTGGAAGGCTCCAAGGCGCTGTACCTCTACAACGAGGCGCGGGACAACACGCACACCTCCGTGCGCGGTGCGACGGCCTACGCGGGCCTCGTCCGCGACGAACTCGTCACCCGGCATCTGGTGCCGAAGGGCAAGGTGCGGGTGGGATGA
- a CDS encoding DUF2264 domain-containing protein yields MHLPPADRTTSPYTGYTRAHWEVTADSLLTAVEPYASEDRALYHLPGDRASWSGRLSDGLEGYARTLLLAAFRRDEKALERYARGLAAGVSGVWPRIEDRSQPLVEAASIALALRLTRDLLWDRLDEGVRQRTAAWLADALTAEPWPCNWELFPVTVGGFLAEIGHEPDASRAAIDRGLEAIEQWYVGDGWYTDGDGRKYDYYNGWAMHLYPVLHAWLEQDERLLALYGDRLARHLSDYARLFGGDGAPMHQGRSLTYRFATTAPLWLGALTGRTPLPPGETRRLASGALKYFLDRGAVDERGLLSLGWHGPDESVLQGYSGPASPYWASKGFLGLLLPPDHEVWTAPEEPVPAERADAVTPVGPPNWLLQSTRSDGVVRLHNHGSEDVRYDPYYTRLAYSTVTTPADSCDNSVFVGGDPSRTGIEPLGTGDGWAASRHTAAGGARVTSVVLARGAAEVRAHLVAGAEPGTAVRVTGWMASDGARAELLPAVGLDDDLTGVTTGDTTLFVALARLTAEADPVPLPETVAVTAFEGGELTVRWNEGPEVRVRLDASGVNVD; encoded by the coding sequence ATGCACCTGCCTCCCGCCGACCGCACGACGTCCCCGTACACCGGCTACACCCGCGCCCACTGGGAGGTGACAGCCGACTCCCTGCTCACCGCCGTCGAGCCGTACGCGAGTGAGGACCGCGCGCTCTACCACCTGCCCGGCGACCGAGCCAGCTGGTCGGGCCGCCTCTCCGACGGCCTGGAGGGCTACGCCCGCACCCTGCTGCTCGCCGCCTTCCGCCGCGACGAGAAGGCCCTGGAGCGCTACGCGAGAGGCCTCGCCGCCGGCGTCTCGGGCGTCTGGCCCCGTATCGAGGACCGCAGCCAGCCCCTGGTGGAGGCGGCGTCCATCGCCCTGGCCCTCCGCCTCACCCGGGACCTGCTGTGGGACCGCCTGGACGAGGGCGTACGCCAGCGGACGGCCGCCTGGCTGGCCGACGCCCTCACGGCAGAGCCCTGGCCCTGCAACTGGGAGCTGTTCCCGGTCACCGTGGGCGGCTTCCTGGCCGAGATCGGCCACGAGCCGGACGCCTCCCGCGCGGCGATCGACCGCGGTCTGGAAGCCATCGAGCAGTGGTACGTCGGCGACGGCTGGTACACCGACGGCGACGGCCGCAAGTACGACTACTACAACGGCTGGGCGATGCACCTCTACCCGGTGCTGCACGCCTGGCTGGAGCAGGACGAGCGACTGCTGGCGCTGTACGGCGACCGCCTTGCCCGGCACCTGTCCGACTACGCCCGCCTCTTCGGCGGCGACGGCGCCCCCATGCACCAGGGCCGCTCCCTGACGTACCGCTTCGCGACGACGGCCCCGCTGTGGCTGGGCGCGCTGACCGGCCGTACGCCCCTGCCCCCCGGTGAGACCCGGCGGCTGGCCTCGGGCGCGCTGAAGTACTTCCTGGACCGGGGCGCGGTGGACGAGCGGGGCCTGCTCTCCCTGGGCTGGCACGGTCCCGACGAGTCCGTCCTGCAGGGCTACTCGGGCCCGGCCTCCCCGTACTGGGCGAGCAAGGGCTTCCTCGGCCTGCTCCTGCCCCCGGACCACGAGGTCTGGACGGCGCCGGAGGAACCCGTTCCCGCCGAACGCGCCGACGCCGTCACCCCCGTCGGCCCTCCCAACTGGCTGCTGCAGTCCACCCGTTCCGACGGCGTGGTCCGCCTCCACAACCACGGCAGCGAGGACGTCCGCTACGACCCGTACTACACGCGGCTGGCGTACTCCACCGTGACGACACCCGCCGACTCCTGCGACAACAGCGTCTTCGTCGGCGGCGACCCGAGCCGCACCGGCATCGAACCGCTCGGCACGGGTGACGGCTGGGCGGCGTCCCGGCACACGGCGGCCGGGGGAGCGCGGGTGACGAGTGTGGTGCTGGCACGCGGGGCGGCCGAGGTGCGCGCGCATCTGGTCGCGGGGGCGGAGCCGGGTACGGCGGTCCGCGTGACCGGCTGGATGGCATCGGACGGTGCCCGGGCCGAACTGCTGCCCGCCGTCGGCCTCGACGACGACCTCACCGGCGTCACCACCGGGGACACCACCCTGTTCGTCGCCCTGGCCCGGCTCACCGCCGAGGCGGATCCGGTTCCGCTGCCGGAAACGGTCGCCGTAACCGCTTTTGAGGGCGGGGAGTTGACGGTCCGCTGGAATGAGGGGCCGGAGGTGCGGGTCCGGCTGGACGCGTCCGGTGTGAACGTCGACTGA
- a CDS encoding isocitrate lyase/PEP mutase family protein, with product MTADPQQTPSGRAVTAFAGLHRAGEPLLLPNAWDHASARALSGQGFRAVGTTSLGVAAAAGLPDGAAATRQETLRLAVALGPGPFLLSVDAEGGFSDDPDEVARFARELYAAGADGINLEDGLGPAARHAAKIAAVRQAAPGLFVNARTDTHWLGEGDGTLARLDAYQQAGADGVFVPGLADLREIEALVRHLDVPLNVLYSPGGPPVPHLADVGVGRVSLGSLLYRRALGAALEAAADIRAGRTPTGTTPAYGDVAGLAALDI from the coding sequence ATGACTGCAGATCCGCAGCAGACGCCGTCCGGCCGGGCCGTCACCGCCTTCGCCGGCCTCCACCGCGCCGGGGAGCCCCTGCTCCTGCCCAACGCCTGGGACCACGCGTCCGCCCGGGCGCTCTCGGGGCAGGGGTTCCGGGCGGTCGGGACGACGAGCCTGGGCGTCGCCGCGGCCGCCGGTCTGCCCGACGGGGCGGCAGCGACCCGGCAGGAGACGCTGCGGCTGGCCGTGGCCCTCGGGCCCGGGCCGTTTCTGCTGTCCGTCGACGCGGAGGGCGGATTCAGCGACGACCCGGACGAAGTGGCCCGGTTCGCGCGGGAGCTGTACGCGGCCGGAGCGGACGGCATCAACCTGGAGGACGGCCTCGGCCCGGCCGCCCGGCACGCGGCGAAGATCGCGGCGGTCAGGCAGGCCGCTCCCGGCCTGTTCGTCAACGCCCGTACCGACACCCACTGGCTGGGAGAGGGCGACGGCACCCTCGCGCGCCTCGACGCCTATCAGCAGGCGGGTGCGGACGGGGTGTTCGTCCCCGGCCTCGCCGACCTGCGGGAGATCGAGGCCCTGGTGCGCCACCTGGACGTGCCCCTCAACGTCCTCTACTCGCCCGGCGGCCCGCCCGTCCCCCACCTCGCCGACGTCGGCGTGGGCCGCGTCAGCCTCGGCTCGCTGCTGTACCGGCGGGCGCTGGGCGCGGCCCTGGAGGCGGCGGCGGACATCCGCGCGGGCCGGACACCGACGGGCACGACACCGGCCTACGGCGATGTGGCGGGGCTCGCCGCGCTCGACATCTAG